In Ipomoea triloba cultivar NCNSP0323 chromosome 7, ASM357664v1, a single genomic region encodes these proteins:
- the LOC116024148 gene encoding uncharacterized protein LOC116024148, giving the protein MPPGYEDPLHPGHVCHLQRSLYGLKQAPRAWFKRLHDFLTSTGFSPSKTDVSLFYYTSGDSRVYLLVYVDDIIMMGNDTALVDSLLHRLSTAFKIRDLGTPGFFLGVETLQYNGGFLLSQKRYMQDILVRAGMADCKPLATPAAVTQSFSPSLDLHDNSTQYRRITGALQYLTITRPDLSFSVNRLCQFMHSPTAEHWCLLKRVLRYVKGTLDMGLRVTPSSHSTLHAYSDSNWAGCPIDRKSTSGYAVFFGTNLISWVSRKQRTVARSSTEAEYKGLADVAAEVTWLVSLLKELHLHSGSPATLWCDNLGATYMAANPVFHARTKHVEVDYHFVRDKVAAGELVVNFVSTQE; this is encoded by the coding sequence ATGCCACCGGGGTACGAGGATCCGCTACATCCTGGGCACGTCTGTCATTTACAGCGGTCActttatggtttgaaacaagcaCCTCGTGCATGGTTTAAACGCCTTCATGATTTTTTAACCTCCACGGGTTTCTCACCCTCCAAGACCGATGTCTCCTTGTTTTACTATACGAGTGGTGACTCGCGAGTTTATCTACTtgtgtatgttgatgatataaTCATGATGGGTAATGACACTGCTCTGGTTGATTCTTTACTGCACAGGTTATCCACTGCGTTCAAAATCCGAGACCTTGGTACACCTGGGTTCTTTCTTGGTGTTGAAACGCTACAGTATAATGGCGGGTTCTTGTTATCTCAAAAGCGCTACATGCAGGATATTTTAGTCAGGGCGGGCATGGCAGACTGCAAGCCTTTAGCCACGCCAGCAGCTGTGACTCAGTCCTTTTCTCCTAGCCTCGACCTCCATGATAATTCGACTCAGTATCGCCGCATTACGGGTGCTCTACAGTATCTCACTATCACCAGGCCGGACTTATCCTTTTCTGTCAATCGTCTATGTCAGTTTATGCATTCACCTACTGCTGAACACTGGTGCCTCCTCAAACGGGTTTTGCGGTATGTTAAAGGCACATTGGATATGGGTTTGCGGGTTACTCCTTCCTCACACTCCACTTTGCATGCCTATTCTGACTCTAACTGGGCTGGATGTCCGATAGACAGAAAATCAACAAGTGGCTATGCTGTGTTCTTTGGTActaatcttatctcttgggtcTCTCGGAAGCAACGCACGGTTGCACGCTCATCTACTGAGGCGGAGTATAAAGGACTTGCAGATGTTGCAGCTGAAGTCACCTGGCTAGTGTCTTTGCTTAAAGAATTACATCTTCACTCTGGCAGTCCTGCAACcttatggtgtgataatcttggggCCACTTATATGGCGGCTAATCCGGTATTTCATGCACGCACCAAACATGTTGAAGttgattatcattttgttcGCGACAAAGTAGCTGCAGGGGAGTTGGTTGTCAACTTTGTGTCTACACAGGAGTAG
- the LOC116024149 gene encoding F-box/FBD/LRR-repeat protein At1g13570-like, which translates to MRHHGPIRKFVLYFMGDVSIIGDGPNSRKFDFDQWFLFITQNGVEEMSIAFRTAYEINKYFRLPNCIFSCLTLKRLDLCKVLVEPIINAPCIFPNVTSLSFDGVVFGTINLDCVIDVPKLQTLSFRLCRNASYFNIKAPRLGSLTLKNYVIYEDIEVYSCFTPDNMDLSFIHTLCLDFIFKHFVSEFTRWGPELNVECLELAYVVFHDDDDFSSFIHSLRICPKLRKLDIMTVWIDAEISEHTLLEGFKSAAKMLKMLHTLKLGSSKMLKMLHTLKLGSFIGSRSELRFIMMLLACFPALEKVVIIRSEMFDPNNEFKIMQKLLNFPRASRKAKIIYI; encoded by the exons ATGCGGCACCATGGACCTATTCGGAAATTTGTCTTGTATTTTATGGGTGACGTATCAATCATCGGTGATGGGCCTAATTCTCGGAAGTTTGACTTCGATCAATGGTTTCTTTTTATCACTCAAAATGGTGTTGAAGAAATGAGCATTGCTTTTCGAACAGcttatgaaataaataaatacttcagGCTCCcaaattgcatattttcttgCTTAACTCTCAAGAGGTTGGATCTTTGCAAAGTATTAGTTGAACCAATAATAAATGCCCCTTGCATATTTCCGAATGTCACTTCACTTAGTTTTGATGGTGTTGTCTTTGGTACTATTAATCTAGATTGTGTTATAGATGTTCCTAAGCTTCAGACTCTCTCATTCCGCCTATGTAGAAATGCGTCATATTTTAACATTAAGGCTCCAAGGCTTGGCAGTTTAACACTCAAGAATTATGTAATTTATGAAGATATTGAGGTTTATAGTTGTTTTACCCCAGATAACATGGACTTGTCATTCATCCATACTCTTTGTTTGGATTTTATTTTCAAG CATTTTGTCAGCGAATTTACTAGATGGGGACCTGAACTAAATGTGGAATGCCTGGAGTTAGCATATGTCGTGTTTCATGATGATGACGATTTCTCttcatttattcattcattaaGAATATGCCCAAAATTACGCAAGCTCGATATAATGACTGTATGG attgatGCAGAAATCTCTGAACATACACTTTTGGAGGGATTTAAAAGTGCGGCCAAAATGCTTAAAATGCTTCACACTTTGAAGCTTGGATCATCCAAAATGCTTAAAATGCTTCACACTTTGAAGCTTGGATCATTCATTGGGTCGAGGTCTGAACTGCGATTCATCATGATGCTACTTGCTTGCTTTCCCGCACTTGAGAAGGTTGTCATTATTCGCTCGGAGATGTTTGACCCCAATAATGAGTTTAAAATTATGCAAAAGCTTTTAAATTTTCCTCGTGCATCAAGGAAAGCAAAAATCATTTACATATAA
- the LOC116024025 gene encoding uncharacterized protein LOC116024025: MLSVIGSMYDVVDSRWLAPHLKAIKNLSLSGSSLWGMDVSVFPTAINLQVMRLYELNCGLRKHLIVAMQLLQKCPNLCELQIIANVLEYIFSDHFCWKDEEEAASRLLEDPNGGFVIQDLKMLNTIKIESFSGSAFEMLFMKILLSKSPTLERVVIVKSWGTNASQVRKIQRKLECFPCASPNVQIVCTGNYYASMRGDWMDTHGYTFSKT; this comes from the exons ATGTTGTCTGTTATTGGTTCTATGTATGATGTAGTTGATTCGAGATGGTTGGCACCGCATTTGAAAGCCATTAAGAATCTTTCTTTGTCTGGATCTTCTTTGTGG GGTATGGATGTATCTGTGTTTCCAACTGCAATAAATTTGCAAGTGATGAGGCTATATGAACTAAATTGTGGTCTTCGGAAGCACCTCATCGTTGCTATGCAATTGCTTCAAAAATGCCCCAACCTATGTGAACTGCAGATTATTGCGAATGTGCTAGAGTATATATTTAGCGATCAT TTCTGTTGGAAGGATGAAGAAGAAGCTGCTTCAAGGCTTTTGGAGGATCCGAACGGTGGCTTTGTTATTCAAGACCTGAAGATGCTTAACACAATCAAGATTGAATCATTCAGTGGATCCGCATTCGAAATGCTTTTTATGAAAATCCTGCTCTCAAAATCCCCTACGCTAGAGAGAGTTGTTATTGTGAAGTCTTGGGGTACGAATGCCTCCCAGGTGAGAAAAATTCAAAGGAAGTTGGAATGCTTCCCTTGTGCATCTCCAAACGTGCAAATTGTTTGCACGGGCAATTACTATGCGTCTATGCGTGGTGATTGGATGGATACCCATGGTTATACCTTTTCAAAAACTTAG